The Sporomusaceae bacterium FL31 genome contains a region encoding:
- a CDS encoding N-acetyltransferase, which translates to MNFLRVTEENLATEHICCALADKKTNLGIKLKKEWLRSRFQEGLIFQKADVQGKVFIEYLPAENAWCPIDGNGYMFINCFWVAGKYRKKGYGAFLLEECRRTAAGKNGLIIVSSHKKKPYLSDKAYLLKKGFEVVDQAPPYFELLVHRFNTTVPLPRFKACAKTAKIENAVGLTVMYTDQCPYVDHYIHSELDEIGIAFNIQIQRIKINSREQAQNAPVAFTTYSAFYQGIFLTHEILTIAKFKKLWDQLHLRTSTCSR; encoded by the coding sequence ATGAATTTTCTGCGTGTCACTGAAGAGAACCTAGCTACTGAGCATATTTGTTGTGCCTTAGCGGACAAGAAAACCAACCTGGGAATAAAGCTGAAAAAAGAATGGCTGCGCAGCCGGTTTCAAGAAGGATTAATTTTTCAAAAAGCTGATGTCCAAGGAAAAGTTTTTATTGAATATTTGCCAGCTGAGAATGCCTGGTGTCCGATCGATGGAAATGGATATATGTTTATTAATTGTTTTTGGGTGGCAGGCAAGTATCGAAAAAAAGGTTATGGTGCATTTTTGCTAGAGGAATGCAGGCGAACTGCGGCAGGCAAAAACGGACTTATTATTGTTTCAAGTCATAAAAAGAAACCTTATCTCTCCGATAAAGCTTACTTATTGAAAAAGGGATTTGAAGTTGTAGATCAAGCACCGCCATATTTTGAGCTTCTGGTGCATCGATTTAATACTACAGTACCGTTGCCTCGCTTTAAAGCTTGTGCAAAAACTGCAAAAATTGAAAATGCTGTTGGACTTACAGTCATGTACACGGACCAATGTCCATATGTGGATCATTATATCCATAGCGAGCTTGATGAAATAGGTATTGCATTCAATATTCAAATACAAAGAATAAAGATTAATAGTAGGGAGCAGGCGCAGAATGCACCGGTTGCTTTTACTACCTATAGCGCGTTTTATCAAGGGATTTTTCTTACTCACGAAATTTTAACAATAGCGAAATTTAAAAAATTGTGGGATCAACTTCATCTTCGTACGTCGACTTGTAGTCGCTAA
- the kduI gene encoding 4-deoxy-L-threo-5-hexosulose-uronate ketol-isomerase — translation MEVRHNAHPRDAKHYTTEQLRENFLIRHLFQPDCCKMIYSHVDRMITGGILPVQPHMLQVGTGMGVNTFLERREMGIINVGGAGSIAVDGVQYSLKPTDGLYIGRGVKEVVFSSDNNEQAAKFYFNSSPAHASYPTVKIERDRLEGNHLGKIENSNDRTIYKYIHPQGVQSCQLVMGMTVLKNGNMWNSMPCHTHDRRMEVYFYFDLPAENIVFHFMGEPKETRHIVLRNEEAVLSPSWSIHSGVGTHSYTFIWGMAGENQIFDDMDAVSMQQIF, via the coding sequence ATGGAAGTCAGACACAATGCTCATCCGAGAGATGCAAAGCATTACACAACAGAACAATTACGAGAAAATTTCTTGATTCGACACCTATTTCAGCCAGATTGTTGCAAAATGATTTATAGTCATGTAGATCGGATGATTACCGGCGGTATCTTACCCGTTCAGCCGCACATGCTGCAGGTTGGAACAGGTATGGGTGTCAATACCTTTCTTGAAAGGCGTGAGATGGGAATTATCAATGTGGGTGGCGCTGGTTCTATTGCTGTTGACGGTGTGCAGTATTCGCTTAAGCCAACTGATGGCTTATACATAGGGCGTGGTGTCAAAGAAGTGGTTTTTTCTAGTGATAATAATGAGCAGGCAGCTAAATTTTACTTTAATAGTTCTCCGGCCCATGCATCTTATCCAACCGTTAAAATTGAACGGGATAGGCTTGAAGGGAATCATCTGGGGAAAATCGAGAATTCAAATGACCGCACGATTTATAAATATATTCATCCTCAGGGTGTTCAGAGTTGCCAATTGGTGATGGGCATGACGGTATTGAAAAACGGCAATATGTGGAATAGCATGCCGTGTCATACGCATGACCGGCGGATGGAAGTGTATTTCTATTTTGATTTACCGGCAGAAAATATTGTTTTTCATTTTATGGGTGAGCCCAAGGAAACCCGCCATATTGTCCTGCGGAATGAAGAAGCAGTGCTTTCTCCCAGTTGGTCTATTCATTCGGGCGTCGGAACTCATAGCTACACGTTTATCTGGGGCATGGCCGGTGAAAATCAGATTTTTGACGATATGGATGCCGTATCCATGCAGCAAATATTCTAA
- a CDS encoding IclR family transcriptional regulator: MAANDTMEVQSLHRALNILEAVGRSETPLSLKQLTAITGLPKPTVYRLLRNLEDRNYVTCDNSGKYRLGLQVLSLSRWAEQDFEVKLIARPHLAFLSELSKETVHLAILEQNRVLYVDTVESPHALRLVTKLGSTNSVHCTALGKALLMKHSDQEILALLASQEMERRTEYTITTPVDFLSEMQTVRAKGYALDERESELEGRCVGAPIYDHTGTIIAAISISGLSTRFSAEHIKKNIVPHLLERTAQLSRTLGYRD; this comes from the coding sequence ATGGCGGCAAATGATACGATGGAAGTTCAGTCCTTGCATAGAGCACTTAATATTTTAGAAGCGGTCGGACGCAGCGAAACTCCTTTAAGTCTGAAACAGCTTACTGCAATTACCGGATTGCCTAAGCCGACTGTATATCGCTTGCTCCGCAACCTGGAAGATCGTAATTATGTGACATGTGACAATAGCGGCAAATATCGTCTTGGCTTACAGGTGTTGTCATTAAGCCGGTGGGCTGAACAGGATTTCGAAGTCAAGCTGATTGCCAGACCTCATCTTGCGTTTTTGAGTGAACTTAGCAAAGAAACCGTCCACCTTGCCATATTGGAGCAAAATCGCGTTCTTTATGTAGATACTGTTGAAAGTCCTCATGCTTTGCGCTTAGTGACTAAGCTTGGATCGACCAATTCAGTCCATTGCACAGCCTTGGGAAAAGCATTGTTAATGAAACACAGCGACCAGGAAATTCTAGCACTGCTTGCAAGTCAAGAAATGGAGCGGAGAACCGAATATACCATCACCACGCCTGTAGATTTCTTGAGCGAAATGCAGACAGTACGAGCTAAAGGTTATGCCCTGGATGAGCGTGAAAGCGAACTTGAAGGCCGGTGTGTCGGTGCTCCTATCTATGACCATACCGGAACGATTATTGCTGCGATTAGCATATCAGGACTATCTACCCGTTTCTCGGCAGAGCATATTAAAAAAAATATTGTGCCCCATTTATTGGAGCGGACGGCACAACTCTCACGTACCTTAGGCTATCGGGATTGA